In Carya illinoinensis cultivar Pawnee chromosome 9, C.illinoinensisPawnee_v1, whole genome shotgun sequence, the following are encoded in one genomic region:
- the LOC122275322 gene encoding tetraspanin-19-like, which produces MGRIAKTCLRSLLKLANSVMGIIGIAMILYSCWMIRVWQRDSSYDDYSSTGSWFIYSFLGIGFTLGAMACLGHIAADSANGSCLSFYVVIISLLLLLEIAMTADMLLNSDWEKDLPEDPTGRLHDFEDFVKSNFDIFQWIGLLFTLAQGLSILLAMALRTLGTNQGSYYNYDIEEDYAPERLPLVNNKVQPSPYVKVISDPRFATNNSSTWNANK; this is translated from the exons ATGGGAAGAATTGCCAAGACTTGCCTACGGTCATTGCTCAAACTTGCGAATTCCGTCATGGGTATTATTGGGATAGCGATGATTCTGTATAGTTGTTGGATGATTAGAGTTTGGCAGAGAGATTCGTCATATGATGATTATAGTTCTACTGGTTCATG GTTCATATACAGTTTTCTTGGAATTGGTTTTACCTTGGGTGCGATGGCTTGCCTAGGCCATATTGCTGCCGATAGTGCAAATGGTTCTTGCCTTTCTTTT TATGTGGTGATCATCAGTTTGCTTCTCCTATTGGAGATTGCAATGACAGCAGACATGCTCCTGAATTCTGACTGGGAAAAG GATTTGCCAGAGGATCCAACTGGGAGGTTACATGATTTTGAAGATTTTGTGAAGTCAAACTTTGATATTTTCCAATGGATAGGCTTGCTGTTCACCTTAGCACAG GGCCTTTCAATTCTGCTGGCCATGGCTCTGAGAACTCTTGGGACAAATCAGGGATCCTATTATAACTATGATATTGAGGAGGATTATGCTCCCGAGAGGCTTCCGCTCGTAAATAACAAAGTCCAACCGTCACCGTATGTTAAAGTTATATCCGACCCGCGCTTTGCCACCAATAATAGTAGCACTTGGAAT GCAAACAAGTGA
- the LOC122276230 gene encoding general transcription and DNA repair factor IIH subunit TFB2 isoform X1 — protein MPQVKIIAKNFMDMVSSLPAMKLDKLYENAFICEAILRSLPPLAKKYVLQALYIDVPITAKSMEEWVLPDGSSKHRVAIDRLIQLRIFTETVDRKRETTYRIHPTFQTNLQKLVTLGEVLPREPMPSDITVRLPSLEDLEVYALAQWESFLLQLINSAQAERPLNISPSMMKVFQRGLLSQREKEAPRLTESGFQFLLMDMNAQLWYIIREYISNSEERGVDPADLISFLLELSFHVTGKAYNSNTLTDIQRSLIKDLTDLGLVKLQQGRKESWFIPTKLATNLSVSLTDSSSRKQGFVVVETNFRLYAYSTSKLHSEVLRLFSRIEYQLPNLIVGAITKESLYNAFENGIAAEQIITFLQQNAHPRVAERIPSVPENVTDQIRLWESDLNRVEMSPAHYYDEFPSRDVFEAACDYAREWNGLLWEDSKSMRIVVKAEIHSHMREHLRRQK, from the exons ATGCCTCAGGTGAAGATAATAGCGAAGAATTTCATGGACATGGTGTCCTCCTTGCCCGCCATGAAGCTGGATAAACTATACGAGAATGCATTCATCTGCGAAGCTATTCTCAG GTCACTGCCACCTCTGGCCAAGAAGTATGTTTTGCAAGCGTTGTACATTGATGTTCCAATAACAGCCAAGTCAATGGAGGAATGGGTGCTTCCAGATGGGTCCTCAAAGCATAGAGTTGCAATTGATAGATTGATTCAATTAAGGATATTCACTGAGACTGTTGACAG GAAAAGGGAAACAACTTACAGAATTCATCCAACATTTCAGACAAACCTCCAAAAGCTTGTAACACTTGG TGAGGTTTTGCCAAGGGAACCGATGCCTTCTGACATAACAGTGAGGCTCCCAAGCTTGGAGGATCTTGAGGTTTATGCCCTTGCACAATGGGAG TCTTTTTTGCTCCAACTTATAAACTCTGCTCAAGCTGAAAGGCCATTAAATATTAGCCCTTCTATGATGAAAGTTTTCCAGCGAGGCCTTTTGAGTCAAAG GGAGAAGGAAGCTCCAAGATTAACTGAAAGTGGTTTTCAATTCTTG CTGATGGACATGAACGCACAACTTTGGTACATCATCAGAGAGTACATCTCTAATTCTGAG GAGCGAGGTGTGGATCCAGCTGATTTGATTTCATTCTTACTAGAGCTTAGTTTTCATGTCACTGGCAAG GCATATAATAGTAACACGTTGACTGATATTCAGAGGAGTTTGATTAAGGACCTCACAGATTTGGGATTGGTCAAACTCCAACAG GGCAGGAAAGAGAGTTGGTTTATACCTACTAAATTAGCTACCAATCTTTCAGTAAGCTTGACAGATTCATCGTCACGGAAACAA ggGTTTGTGGTTGTGGAAACAAATTTTAGATTGTATGCATACTCCACTTCAAAGTTGCACTCTGAAGTTCTACGTCTTTTCTCAAG GATAGAGTATCAACTTCCTAATCTTATAGTCGGAGCAATCACAAAAGAAAGTTTATATAATGCCTTTGAAAATGGTATTGCAGCAGAGCAG ATAATTACCTTTCTTCAGCAGAATGCCCATCCTCGTGTAGCAGAGAGAATACCATCTGTACCTGAAAATGTCACGGATCAG ATTAGGCTGTGGGAATCGGATCTTAATAGAGTTGAGATGAGTCCTGCACATTACTACGATGAATTTCCCTCTAGG GATGTCTTCGAGGCTGCTTGTGATTACGCACGAGAGTGGAATGGGTTGCTATGGGAGGATTCAAAAAGCATGCGTATAGTAGTCAAAGCAGAAATACACAGCCATATGCGTGAACATTTACGCCGTCAAAAGTAG
- the LOC122276230 gene encoding general transcription and DNA repair factor IIH subunit TFB2 isoform X2, translated as MPQVKIIAKNFMDMVSSLPAMKLDKLYENAFICEAILRSLPPLAKKYVLQALYIDVPITAKSMEEWVLPDGSSKHRVAIDRLIQLRIFTETVDRKRETTYRIHPTFQTNLQKLVTLGEVLPREPMPSDITVRLPSLEDLEVYALAQWESFLLQLINSAQAERPLNISPSMMKVFQRGLLSQREKEAPRLTESGFQFLLMDMNAQLWYIIREYISNSEERGVDPADLISFLLELSFHVTGKRSLIKDLTDLGLVKLQQGRKESWFIPTKLATNLSVSLTDSSSRKQGFVVVETNFRLYAYSTSKLHSEVLRLFSRIEYQLPNLIVGAITKESLYNAFENGIAAEQIITFLQQNAHPRVAERIPSVPENVTDQIRLWESDLNRVEMSPAHYYDEFPSRDVFEAACDYAREWNGLLWEDSKSMRIVVKAEIHSHMREHLRRQK; from the exons ATGCCTCAGGTGAAGATAATAGCGAAGAATTTCATGGACATGGTGTCCTCCTTGCCCGCCATGAAGCTGGATAAACTATACGAGAATGCATTCATCTGCGAAGCTATTCTCAG GTCACTGCCACCTCTGGCCAAGAAGTATGTTTTGCAAGCGTTGTACATTGATGTTCCAATAACAGCCAAGTCAATGGAGGAATGGGTGCTTCCAGATGGGTCCTCAAAGCATAGAGTTGCAATTGATAGATTGATTCAATTAAGGATATTCACTGAGACTGTTGACAG GAAAAGGGAAACAACTTACAGAATTCATCCAACATTTCAGACAAACCTCCAAAAGCTTGTAACACTTGG TGAGGTTTTGCCAAGGGAACCGATGCCTTCTGACATAACAGTGAGGCTCCCAAGCTTGGAGGATCTTGAGGTTTATGCCCTTGCACAATGGGAG TCTTTTTTGCTCCAACTTATAAACTCTGCTCAAGCTGAAAGGCCATTAAATATTAGCCCTTCTATGATGAAAGTTTTCCAGCGAGGCCTTTTGAGTCAAAG GGAGAAGGAAGCTCCAAGATTAACTGAAAGTGGTTTTCAATTCTTG CTGATGGACATGAACGCACAACTTTGGTACATCATCAGAGAGTACATCTCTAATTCTGAG GAGCGAGGTGTGGATCCAGCTGATTTGATTTCATTCTTACTAGAGCTTAGTTTTCATGTCACTGGCAAG AGGAGTTTGATTAAGGACCTCACAGATTTGGGATTGGTCAAACTCCAACAG GGCAGGAAAGAGAGTTGGTTTATACCTACTAAATTAGCTACCAATCTTTCAGTAAGCTTGACAGATTCATCGTCACGGAAACAA ggGTTTGTGGTTGTGGAAACAAATTTTAGATTGTATGCATACTCCACTTCAAAGTTGCACTCTGAAGTTCTACGTCTTTTCTCAAG GATAGAGTATCAACTTCCTAATCTTATAGTCGGAGCAATCACAAAAGAAAGTTTATATAATGCCTTTGAAAATGGTATTGCAGCAGAGCAG ATAATTACCTTTCTTCAGCAGAATGCCCATCCTCGTGTAGCAGAGAGAATACCATCTGTACCTGAAAATGTCACGGATCAG ATTAGGCTGTGGGAATCGGATCTTAATAGAGTTGAGATGAGTCCTGCACATTACTACGATGAATTTCCCTCTAGG GATGTCTTCGAGGCTGCTTGTGATTACGCACGAGAGTGGAATGGGTTGCTATGGGAGGATTCAAAAAGCATGCGTATAGTAGTCAAAGCAGAAATACACAGCCATATGCGTGAACATTTACGCCGTCAAAAGTAG
- the LOC122276230 gene encoding general transcription and DNA repair factor IIH subunit TFB2 isoform X3, translating to MPQVKIIAKNFMDMVSSLPAMKLDKLYENAFICEAILRSLPPLAKKYVLQALYIDVPITAKSMEEWVLPDGSSKHRVAIDRLIQLRIFTETVDRKRETTYRIHPTFQTNLQKLVTLGEVLPREPMPSDITVRLPSLEDLEVYALAQWESFLLQLINSAQAERPLNISPSMMKVFQRGLLSQREKEAPRLTESGFQFLLMDMNAQLWYIIREYISNSEERGVDPADLISFLLELSFHVTGKAYNSNTLTDIQRSLIKDLTDLGLVKLQQGRKESWFIPTKLATNLSVSLTDSSSRKQGFVVVETNFRLYAYSTSKLHSEVLRLFSRISRRGTRLVRGMKLVVCITLMFNSHPLEPLQPPHHLLLNGTVTWVIPHFLF from the exons ATGCCTCAGGTGAAGATAATAGCGAAGAATTTCATGGACATGGTGTCCTCCTTGCCCGCCATGAAGCTGGATAAACTATACGAGAATGCATTCATCTGCGAAGCTATTCTCAG GTCACTGCCACCTCTGGCCAAGAAGTATGTTTTGCAAGCGTTGTACATTGATGTTCCAATAACAGCCAAGTCAATGGAGGAATGGGTGCTTCCAGATGGGTCCTCAAAGCATAGAGTTGCAATTGATAGATTGATTCAATTAAGGATATTCACTGAGACTGTTGACAG GAAAAGGGAAACAACTTACAGAATTCATCCAACATTTCAGACAAACCTCCAAAAGCTTGTAACACTTGG TGAGGTTTTGCCAAGGGAACCGATGCCTTCTGACATAACAGTGAGGCTCCCAAGCTTGGAGGATCTTGAGGTTTATGCCCTTGCACAATGGGAG TCTTTTTTGCTCCAACTTATAAACTCTGCTCAAGCTGAAAGGCCATTAAATATTAGCCCTTCTATGATGAAAGTTTTCCAGCGAGGCCTTTTGAGTCAAAG GGAGAAGGAAGCTCCAAGATTAACTGAAAGTGGTTTTCAATTCTTG CTGATGGACATGAACGCACAACTTTGGTACATCATCAGAGAGTACATCTCTAATTCTGAG GAGCGAGGTGTGGATCCAGCTGATTTGATTTCATTCTTACTAGAGCTTAGTTTTCATGTCACTGGCAAG GCATATAATAGTAACACGTTGACTGATATTCAGAGGAGTTTGATTAAGGACCTCACAGATTTGGGATTGGTCAAACTCCAACAG GGCAGGAAAGAGAGTTGGTTTATACCTACTAAATTAGCTACCAATCTTTCAGTAAGCTTGACAGATTCATCGTCACGGAAACAA ggGTTTGTGGTTGTGGAAACAAATTTTAGATTGTATGCATACTCCACTTCAAAGTTGCACTCTGAAGTTCTACGTCTTTTCTCAAG GATCTCAAGACGAGGAACAAGATTGGTACGGGGCATGAAGCTGGTGGTCTGTATTACCTTGATGTTCAACAGTCACCCACTTGAGCCCTTACAACCCCCTCATCATCTTCTTTTGAATGGCACTGTCACCTGGGTCAtccctcactttctcttttga
- the LOC122277775 gene encoding uncharacterized protein LOC122277775 isoform X1 has protein sequence MIPQQWASPCRNTCTNKCAKLMQIPWRVFCKKACDTDGEMWEECLEECDELCYKDPVLKGRKWSAYFDRSPGAAVNSEEFFHACVSGCGYKFDIPTEKVDEVRSNRPPKPPPLPKPTQPPVGPSTTTEDVTSTSA, from the exons ATGATTCCGCAACAGTGGGCATCGCCTTGCAGAAATACGTGCACGAATAAGTGCGCAAAGCTGATGCAGATTCCAT GGCGAGTATTTTGCAAAAAGGCATGCGATACTGATGGAGAGATGTGGGAAGAAT GCTTGGAGGAGTGCGATGAGCTATGCTATAAGGACCCTGTACTAAAGGGCCGCAAGTGGAGTGCCTACTTTGATCGTTCTCCCGGTGCTGCAGTCAACTCAGAG GAATTTTTCCACGCTTGTGTATCTGGCTGTGGTTACAAG TTTGATATTCCCACAGAGAAAGTTGATGAAGTTCGTTCGAATAGACCACCTAAGCCTCCCCCTCTCCCAAAGCCCACCCAACCACCTGTTGGTCCGAGCACGACTACCGAAGATGTAACAAGCACTTCTGCATAG
- the LOC122277775 gene encoding uncharacterized protein LOC122277775 isoform X4, which translates to MWEECLEECDELCYKDPVLKGRKWSAYFDRSPGAAVNSEEFFHACVSGCGYKFDIPTEKVDEVRSNRPPKPPPLPKPTQPPVGPSTTTEDVTSTSA; encoded by the exons ATGTGGGAAGAAT GCTTGGAGGAGTGCGATGAGCTATGCTATAAGGACCCTGTACTAAAGGGCCGCAAGTGGAGTGCCTACTTTGATCGTTCTCCCGGTGCTGCAGTCAACTCAGAG GAATTTTTCCACGCTTGTGTATCTGGCTGTGGTTACAAG TTTGATATTCCCACAGAGAAAGTTGATGAAGTTCGTTCGAATAGACCACCTAAGCCTCCCCCTCTCCCAAAGCCCACCCAACCACCTGTTGGTCCGAGCACGACTACCGAAGATGTAACAAGCACTTCTGCATAG
- the LOC122277775 gene encoding uncharacterized protein LOC122277775 isoform X3 gives MIPQQWASPCRNTCTNKCAKLMQIPCLEECDELCYKDPVLKGRKWSAYFDRSPGAAVNSEEFFHACVSGCGYKFDIPTEKVDEVRSNRPPKPPPLPKPTQPPVGPSTTTEDVTSTSA, from the exons ATGATTCCGCAACAGTGGGCATCGCCTTGCAGAAATACGTGCACGAATAAGTGCGCAAAGCTGATGCAGATTCCAT GCTTGGAGGAGTGCGATGAGCTATGCTATAAGGACCCTGTACTAAAGGGCCGCAAGTGGAGTGCCTACTTTGATCGTTCTCCCGGTGCTGCAGTCAACTCAGAG GAATTTTTCCACGCTTGTGTATCTGGCTGTGGTTACAAG TTTGATATTCCCACAGAGAAAGTTGATGAAGTTCGTTCGAATAGACCACCTAAGCCTCCCCCTCTCCCAAAGCCCACCCAACCACCTGTTGGTCCGAGCACGACTACCGAAGATGTAACAAGCACTTCTGCATAG
- the LOC122277775 gene encoding uncharacterized protein LOC122277775 isoform X2, giving the protein MIPQQWASPCRNTCTNKCAKLMQIPWRVFCKKACDTDGEMWEECLEECDELCYKDPVLKGRKWSAYFDRSPGAAVNSEFDIPTEKVDEVRSNRPPKPPPLPKPTQPPVGPSTTTEDVTSTSA; this is encoded by the exons ATGATTCCGCAACAGTGGGCATCGCCTTGCAGAAATACGTGCACGAATAAGTGCGCAAAGCTGATGCAGATTCCAT GGCGAGTATTTTGCAAAAAGGCATGCGATACTGATGGAGAGATGTGGGAAGAAT GCTTGGAGGAGTGCGATGAGCTATGCTATAAGGACCCTGTACTAAAGGGCCGCAAGTGGAGTGCCTACTTTGATCGTTCTCCCGGTGCTGCAGTCAACTCAGAG TTTGATATTCCCACAGAGAAAGTTGATGAAGTTCGTTCGAATAGACCACCTAAGCCTCCCCCTCTCCCAAAGCCCACCCAACCACCTGTTGGTCCGAGCACGACTACCGAAGATGTAACAAGCACTTCTGCATAG